The following coding sequences are from one Nicotiana tabacum cultivar K326 chromosome 1, ASM71507v2, whole genome shotgun sequence window:
- the LOC107826996 gene encoding uncharacterized protein LOC107826996 isoform X2: MLEEGSGSCRISNSDERREKNDSSLDGKRTVVLSDPQALRYSGKRITHEIQPFEHKVSADIVNSDASSKEVIGAQFSEGGGHQEASEDLRPTSSRLDLPKIRLRSLSPADDSSGGNKRSADRSEFYSRSWCVKGRDPLTSDDKDGVLDAAKMKSKLIDGEGSKNTTERLAADCISDLATSAVRCGENQRLNSDIELHMHSDEHRSNMLFRDIGRETLGCKSYLAGYGSSSSLLLKNDSLNKDSCHSGLLLSSSVLSSYKYQNAEVLSYSSVLDDTSYKRTQLMLGNHHYPHLNHSVDRWPSYLTSSSNLGPVGDQKLLDHSREYCSSRSISNKSSALPGSVTEPFSWTDLSRDMEHSRDYKTKVYFDDWKPSVPFQPSTFLSQIIPTPESLYDPIRDSIEQTSAAEKDLTADERETADRATAHQENVNTSSKEEKHPRSVNPRGQKRTQSKLEGPRHNYEIDNDFRRDGSVNYESGVLKHFRAALVEFVKELLKPTWHEGLLIRDAYKMIVKKSVDKVINSLQPDQIPDTTESIKQYLSVSKPKVAKLIEGYVEKYGKS; this comes from the exons ATGCTTGAAGAGGGTAGTGGCAGTTGCAGAATATCTAATTCAgatgaaagaagagaaaagaatgATTCAAGCTTGGATG GAAAAAGAACGGTCGTGCTTTCTGATCCTCAAGCTCTTAGATACAGTGGGAAAAGGATAACCCATGAAATCCAGCCTTTTGAGCATAAAGTAAGTGCTGATATAGTAAATAGTGATGCTTCTAGCAAGGAAGTTATTGGTGCCCAATTCTCTGAAGGAGGAGGTCATCAAGAAGCGTCGGAGGATTTACGACCAACGTCATCAAG GTTGGATCTTCCAAAGATTAGGCTAAGAAGTTTGTCCCCAGCTGATGATTCTAGTGGTGGAAACAAAAGATCAGCAGATAGAAGTGAGTTTTACTCTAGAAGTTGGTGCGTCAAAGGAAGGGATCCTCTAACTAGTGATGATAAGGACGGTGTTTTAGATGCTGCAAAGATGAAAAGCAAACTCATAGATGGAGAAG GTTCAAAAAATACCACTGAAAGACTAGCAGCAGATTGTATTTCTGATTTGGCAACATCTGCTGTTCGATGTGGAGAAAATCAAAGGTTGAATAGTGACATTGAATTGCATATGCATAGTGATGAGCATCGGTCAAACATGCTGTTTAGAGACATCGGAAGGGAGACTCTTGGATGTAAATCCTACTTGGCTGGTTATGGAAGCTCTTCATCACTATTACTCAAAAATGATTCTCTTAATAAAGATAGCTGTCATAGTGGACTGCTTCTAAGTAGCTCAGTACTGTCATCTTACAAGTATCAGAACGCTGAAGTTCTGTCTTATAGCTCAGTTTTGGACGACACGAGTTATAAGAGGACCCAGCTTATGCTCGGAAATCATCATTATCCACACCTGAATCACTCTGTGGATAGGTGGCCTTCTTATCTTACTTCTTCTTCAAACCTAGGTCCGGTTGGTGATCAGAAGCTTTTAGACCATAGTCGAGAATATTGTTCCTCTAGGTCAATCTCAAACAAGTCTTCAGCACTTCCTGGTTCTGTAACTGAACCTTTCTCTTGGACTGATTTATCAAGGGACATGGAACACTCACGTGATTATAAGACCAAGGTGTATTTTGATGACTGGAAGCCTTCTGTGCCTTTTCAACCATCAACCTTTCTTAGTCAAATTATTCCCACTCCAGAAAGTCTGTATGATCCGATTCGTGATAGCATTGAGCAAACCAGCGCAGCAGAGAAAGATTTGACTGCTGATGAAAGAGAAACAGCTGATAGAGCTACAGCTCATCAAGAAAACGTGAATACctcttcaaaagaagaaaagcacccaAGATCAGTTAACCCCAGAGGCCAAAAAAGGACACAATCAAAATTAGAGGGGCCCAGACACAACTATGAAATTGATAATGACTTTAGGAGAGATGGATCTGTGAACTATGAATCAGGAGTTTTGAAGCATTTTCGTGCTGCTCTTGTGGAATTCGTCAAAGAATTGCTGAAGCCAACTTGGCATGAAGGTCTCTTGATTAGGGATGCATATAAGATGATTGTTAAGAAATCAGTAGATAAGGTCATTAACTCTTTGCAACCTGATCAAATTCCTGATACGACTGAATCCATTAAGCAGTATCTCTCTGTTTCTAAGCCAAAAGTAGCTAAGCTCATTGAG GGGTATGTGGAGAAATATGGAAAATCTTGA